In Polypterus senegalus isolate Bchr_013 chromosome 12, ASM1683550v1, whole genome shotgun sequence, the following are encoded in one genomic region:
- the cldn26 gene encoding claudin-22, whose amino-acid sequence MVLLNSKIVQLGAFFVSLMGLATSIVTTFLPLWKTMNTDLNEMENWYQGLWHNCVFQDEVGLQCKSFDSFLALPADIMISRILMLISNVLGILGLLVTVAGMDCIKLSGDKDLFKKKILVSGGVLFLLSGITTLFPVSMVAYLMVSEFWDDNVPELVLRWEFGEAMFSGWFAGLFLVLGGAFTFVSICMMKSSSSPVYHITPRNQKTVQYLKTEVL is encoded by the coding sequence ATGGTGCTCCTTAATTCCAAAATTGTGCAGCTGGGAGCATTTTTTGTGAGTCTTATGGGCTTGGCGACTTCTATTGTGACCACTTTTTTGCCTCTCTGGAAAACCATGAACACGGATCTGAACGAAATGGAGAACTGGTACCAGGGACTGTGGCACAATTGCGTGTTTCAAGACGAAGTGGGTCTCCAGTGTAAGTCCTTTGACTCTTTTTTGGCCCTGCCTGCTGACATAATGATCTCTAGGATTTTGATGCTCATTTCTAACGTTCTAGGAATTCTGGGTTTATTAGTCACCGTTGCTGGGATGGACTGCATCAAACTTTCAGGTGACAAGGATCTCTTCAAGAAGAAAATTCTGGTTTCTGGTGGGGTTCTTTTCTTGTTATCAGGAATTACAACCCTCTTTCCAGTGTCCATGGTTGCATACTTGATGGTGTCCGAGTTCTGGGATGACAATGTGCCTGAGCTTGTCCTACGATGGGAGTTTGGAGAGGCTATGTTTTCGGGATGGTTTGCCGGACTTTTTCTAGTCCTTGGAGGTGCTTTTACTTTTGTGTCAATTTGCATGATGAAGTCAAGTTCTTCACCAGTTTACCACATCACTCCCAGAAACCAGAAGACCGTGCAGTACCTGAAGACTGAGGTGTTATAG